A window of the Tiliqua scincoides isolate rTilSci1 chromosome 5, rTilSci1.hap2, whole genome shotgun sequence genome harbors these coding sequences:
- the OXNAD1 gene encoding oxidoreductase NAD-binding domain-containing protein 1 produces MVCAAVFAIPALLRSTTGVLPICSSFIRLRQTTLCYCTANGKMKSKRKSDHLERTANDFRHEIISKAKVCGITSESETVKRLRLAVEDKDFTFKAGQWVDFFIPGVAVVGGFSICSSPGLMEQEGVLELAVKCTTHPPAHWVHTQCVLDSEVALRVGGNFFFDPQPADPPANLVLIAGGVGINPLFSILLHVADLHRMRENKGTGYTMGTAKLFYSAKSTRELLFRKQILGLTNAFPGKIACSFHVTQQNSQSSEKLQPYIKEGRICGKDLEKCISKDTLWYVCGPPPMIESISKLLENLGVAQGNVFFEKWW; encoded by the exons ATGGTCTGTGCTGCTGTTTTTGCTATTCCTGCATTACTGAGAAGTACTACTGGAGTTTTGCCCATTTGTTCTTCATTTATACGACTGAGACAAACAACTTTATGCTATTGTACAGCAAATGG GAAGATGAAATCCAAAAGAAAGTCGGATCATCTTGAGAGAACAGCAAACGACTTCCGTCATGAG ATTATTTCTAAAGCAAAAGTGTGTGGAATTACGAGTGAATCTGAAACGGTTAAAAGACTTCGTTTGGCTGTGGAAGATAAAGACTTTACTTTTAAGGCAGGACAATG GGTAGACTTCTTTATACCTGGAGTTGCGGTAGTTGGTGGATTCTCAATATGTTCAAGTCCTGGTCTGATGGAACAAGAGGGAGTATTGGAATTAGCAGTAAAATGCACCACTCACCCTCCCGCTCACTGGGTTCACACGCAG TGTGTTCTTGACTCGGAAGTGGCTTTGCGAGTGGGAGGCAACTTCTTCTTCGATCCTCAGCCTGCTGATCCCCCTGCCAACCTGGTGCTCATAGCAGGTGGGGTCGGAATCAACCCTTTGTTTTCTATACTGCTTCATGTTGCAGACCTTCACAGAATGCGAGAAAACAAAGGAACTGGGTACACAATGGGAACAGCAAAACTGTTCTACAGTGCAAAAAGCACACGCGAGCTACTGTTTAGG AAACAAATCCTGGGGTTGACAAATGCATTTCCTGGAAAGATTGCATGTAGTTTCCATGTTACCCAGCAGAATTCACAGAGCAGCGAAAAACTTCAGCCCTACATCAAGG aaggAAGAATATGTGGAAAAGATCTAGAAAAATGTATCTCCAAGGATACCTTGTGGTATGTCTGTGGTCCTCCTCCAATGATAGAATCCATCTCCAAGCTGTTGGAAAACCTTGGTGTGGCTCAAGGGAATGTTTTCTTTGAAAAGTGGTGGTAG